A segment of the Catenuloplanes nepalensis genome:
CACGGCCAGCAGCGCCAGGTCCCCGATCGCGTAGACCGCGAAGTACCCGCCCTGGCTGCGGACCGTGCACTCGCTGAAGTTGCCCTGGTTGAGCGCGGCGCCGCAGGTGCGGCCGATGCCGTACGCGGCGGCGGCCAGCGCGGCCAGGTCGTGCGGCTCCGCCTGGGTCAGCAGGTCGTGCAGCACCAGCAGCCCGTCCACGCCGGAGATGATGCTCCCCTTCACGCCGGTCACCTGCGTGCGCAGCGAGGCGAGCTCCGATCGAGCGGCGTGGTACGGGTCGTGCGGTGCGGTCATGGTCGTCACGGTCTCTCTCCGGGCGGCAGGTGGGCGTCGAACGGGGGATCTACGCGCTCTACAGATTCCGCAGCGCTGACATGATCCGGTCCAGGGTCGGCGAGTCGTTGAAGAACGGCTGATTCAGCAGGCTGAACAGCGACGGCGCCTCACCCTCCAGGGTCTCGGCCAGCAGCTCCGGGCCCGGGTCGGGCTCCGGCACCGGCGCCTCCCGGGCGGTGCGGCGCGGCAGCAGCTCCACCGCGTCATCGGGGCCGACCGTGTCGGCGAACTCGAGGGTATCCCCGGGCGGCGGGCCCGTGGGGGCGGACGTGGGCATCGTCTCCCCTGGCCAGGGCGCCTCCGGCGGGACCTCCGCGGGCTGCGGATAGGGCGGCGGCCCGCTGACCGGGAAGTCCACGCCCGGCGGCACATAACCGGGCCAGGCCGCGTCCGGTTCCTGGTAGCCGGCGGCGTAGCCAGCCTCCAGCACGGCGCGCGCGGCCGCGTCCTCGGCGGCGTAGGCGGCAGCCTCCTGGGTGGCCTCGACCGCGGCGTCCTCCGCGGCCTGAGCCTCGAGGAACGCGCCGGGGCGGCGCCGTTGGCCGTAGGGAGACGATTCCGGGTCCGGGCGTGGCCGCAGCGGCTCGAAGCCGGGCGGCGCGGGCGGGAACGGGTCCGTCCCGAACGGATCAACACCGAGATCCGGCGGGTACGCGAAGTCCGGCGCCTCCGCCGGGGGCAGCAGCGGGACGTCGGCGGGCGGTGGCGGCGCGAAGTCCGGGAAGACGTGCGCGGGCGGTGCCGGCGGCGGCTCCAGCTCGGCGTCCGCCATCGGCACCACCGTCGCGACGCCGATGGCCTGACCGCGCTCGACGACGTCCTCGAACGGCTCGCCGGCCACGATCTCAGCCGACGGGCCCGGCTCGAAGGCCAGATCGATCGGCTCAGCGTCGATGACCTGCGGCGCCACCTCGGCGTCGACCGGTGCCGGGACCGGCGCAGGTGGCGTGGCCGGGGGCATGGGAAGGCCGGCCGGGCCGACGGTGGAGCCGATCGCGTAGGGGCCGTCGCGGTAGACCGCGGCGGCGCGGCGGAACTCGTGACGGGCCATCGCCAGGTTCGCGGCGGAGCGCTGCAGCGTGAGGTGCACGATCTCCGCGCCCCGGCCGGGCCGCTCGATCAGGCGCAGCACGTGGAAGTAGTCGCCGCTGGTCAGCAGCAGGTCGTCGACGTCGCCGCCGGCGGTCAGCCGGAGCAGTTCGCGCGCCGCCTGCACCATCACGACCGCGACCGTCGCCGCGCCCTCGATCGGCTCGTCCGGCCCGCCGGGCGTGGACGACCAGGCCGGCGCGCTCGCGCCCTCCGCGACGAGCGTGACGCGACGGGCTCCGGGAATGTGCAGCGCGTCGGCGAGCGCGCGTATCGGGTGGTCGCCCGCCCCGCCCACGTCCGCCGGGTCCATCATCGCCATCGCCGTCCCGCGTCCGTGAAACAGATTGTCATCGCCGTGACCGGCACGTCGTTCCCCCGCATTGCGACCCGGTGCACAGCCGAGTACCGGGGCCCGCGTACCGTCGCGAACCCCGGGTGTGAGAAGTGAGTCCCCGCACCGGCCGGCCCGCGGGCCGGCCGGAACCGGGTCAGACGGCGGCGAAGCCGGTTTCGACCTGCTTCATCACCATGCGGGCCTGCGCGAAGAGCATGCCGATGTTGACCTGACGGCGGCAGACGATGACCGCGACCAGGTCCTGGTTCGACGCGCTGCGCATGAACAGGTGAACGAGGTTGTCGCTGTTGATCAGGATTTCCTGGAAGTAGTGACGGTCGTCGCCGAGCGTGCCGCGCTGCTGCTTCCAGATGTCCTCGATCATCGTGACGTTGCGGCCCTGGAAGAGGTCGAACGTCGCGGCCGCGAGGAGGTCGAGGACCTCCGTCGGGTGGTCGTCGAGCGTGTCCGCCACCAGTAGCATGCCGGTCGACATGTCGACCCAGCCCGAGGCGATGCACTCGGGTACCTGGTTCCGGAAGTCCCGGACCGTGTCGGTGACGATCTGGGACAGGCTTCGTTCTGCCACTGCTTTCCTTTTCTCCGCACCACGGTGTGCCACCGCGGCGTCACCCCCGCGATCTACCGATCACGGCCTGGCCGTCGGGCACGGCTCAGACCTCGAGCTCGGCCTCGATGCGCTTGAGCTGGTGGCGGGCCATGCCGAGGTTGGCACGGCTCTTGCTGAGCGCCAGGTACATGAACAGCGCCTCGCCCTGACGGCGCGGCTGGAGCAGACGGATCAGGTGGTACTGGGTGTCCAGGGTGATCAGGATGTCCTCGATGCCGTCCGGCAGGCCCAGCATCTCCAGGGTGCGCAGCTTGGCGCGGACCACGTCGGTGTTGCCGGCGGCCGCGATCGTCACGTCCATGCCAGGTCCGCCACCCATCACGCCGAGCGTCAGCCCGCTGGTGTAGTCGACGAGCGCGACAGCGATGGCTCCGTCGATCGACATCGCATCCTTCAGCGCGGTATCGATGTTCGCCACTTTTCCTCCGGTAGTTGCGACGGTCCGACTCGCCGACCGGCGAATACGGATGGTGGTTGGATCATCAGCGACCAGTGAAGCTTTGCATGGATCCAGTCTGAATCGAAAACGCGATTCAAGTTATGCCTGACCAGGCAAGGCGAAGATCGCCCGAATGACCCGGAGCAGAGCGGAACGGGTGGTTGCGCATCGGACTCCGAGTTGGTAGCGACTACGAAGAGTGGCCTCCCTTGACACTCATAGCCAGCACCCACCTCAACGTTGATTTAACACCACGAACCGGCCGACTGAGCGGTCGATCAGACAGATCGGAAAGCTCGCCGGGCTGCGGAAACGGTCAGGCAGCAATAAGTGCGACAGACTCCCGGGAATCGTCGAAAGGGGAGGGTCAGCGCGAAAGGCCGTAGACCTCCAGTGCGTTCCCGGCCAGCACCGCGTCGCGGTCCTCGGTGGCGAGGAAATCGCGGACCGTGCCGTACCAGTGCCGGTAGTCGGAGGCGAGCGTCAGCACCGGCCAGTCGCTGCCGAACAGACAGCGGGACGGGCCGAAAAGCTCCAGCGCGGCGTCGAGATAGGGGCGCAGGTCGTGGGGCGCCCAGGTGTCGTGCACGGCCTCGGTGACCAGGCCGGAGAGCTTGCAGTGCACGTGCGGGAGCGCGGCCAGGCCGGCCAGCGCGTCCCGCCAGGCGTCGCGGCCCTCGCCGGTGGCGACCGGCGGCTTGCCGAGGTGGTCGAGCACGATGGTGGTGCCCGGGCACTCCCGGGCCAGCGTGACGAGTTCGGGGAGCTGGTGGTGCCGAACGCACGCGTCGAAGGTCAGGCCGGCGGCGCCGAGCGCGCGCACGCCGTACCGAAAATGCTCGGTCACGGCGAAGCCGGGCGGTTCGTCCTGGATGTTCCGGCGGACGCCGACGACGAACGGGTCGGCCGCGAACTCCTCGATCAGGCCGGCCGCGGCCGGGCCGGTCTCCAGCGGGGCATAGGCGACCATGCCCCGAATCCGCGGGTACGCGTTCGCGGCCGCGCGCATCCACTCCACCTCGGCCCGGGCCTGGTGCGGCGCGCAGTCGGCCTGGACCATCACCAGGTCGGGCAGCTCACCGAGCTCGGCGGCGAGGTCGGCCGGCCGGTACGGCCGATCCAGCGGAGTGCCGTCCAGCCATGCGTAGTGCAGCGTCTCCGGATTCCAGAAGTGCACGTGCGCATCGACCACCATGCCTGGATTCTGAACCAGAACCCGGACGCCGGGAAGGCTCACGCCACCTTTCGCACGCCGTCCAGCGCCATCGCCAGCACGCGCTCGCGCTGGGCGTCGTCGACGTAGGCGCCGGCCGTGATGCCGCTGACCATGCGCAGCACGTCGTCGAACGTCACGTCCGCGCGCGCCGCGCCGGTGTCCTGGGCGCGGGTGAACAGCGGGCCGCCGGCCGCGTACATGTCCGCGCGGCAGGTGCGGAACATCGACGACTCCGCGTTCAGCGCCTCCTTGATCGCGCGCTTGGTCGCGGCATACTCGACGAACCGGCGCAGGAACGTCTCCAGCGCGTCCCACGGCGACAGCCCGCCGACCTGGTCGGCGACGTCACAGAGCCGCTCCACCTCGCCGACGTCGACGGCGTCGAACAGGTCCTGGCGGGCCGGGAAGTTGCGGTAGAGCGTGCCGATGCCGACCCCGGCCCGGCGCGCGACCTCCTCCAGCGACGCCTCGGTCCCCTTCTCCGCGAAGACCTCGCGCGCCGCGGCCAGCAGCGCGTCGCACACCAGCGCGTTCTGGTTGATGACCGCGCTCGCGGCCACCGCGGTCGCGCTGTCCCTGCTGGTCCCGGTGGTGCGCCCGCAGCACACCACCCCCGTCACGACCGGCACGCCGGAGCCCGCGCTCGCCGACGCGTGACCCGGAGTGCGACCCATGAACAGGGCGTCTCTCATGTCGCTGGAACGACATGAAAGACGCCCTACTCAATCGTGAGGCCACGCCGCGAGCCGCCTGCGGCGTGATCAAAGACGGACCCGGGGTCAGACGCGGCGGGCCAGGGACATGTACTTGACCTTGTCGCGGTCCATCTCGAAGATCAGCTGCCAGTCGCGGCCGGCCGGCATCTTGTAGTTGCCGTCGCCGCCCTTGGCCAGGCCGAGGTTCTCGTAGGCCGCCTCCAGGTCGGCGCGGGACGAGCCGCGCTTGATGCCCTCGGCCGTGACCGCGTCCTTCGGGGCGGCGATGTTGTCTAGGTAGCCGCCGCGGAACGACGCGCCGCCCGCCTCCAGGTAGGCGTGCATGCGTTCCAGCGTGCGC
Coding sequences within it:
- a CDS encoding roadblock/LC7 domain-containing protein, giving the protein MTAPHDPYHAARSELASLRTQVTGVKGSIISGVDGLLVLHDLLTQAEPHDLAALAAAAYGIGRTCGAALNQGNFSECTVRSQGGYFAVYAIGDLALLAVLGDDGLNVARLHIEARAVAARLAMQLTAQAMQQNHL
- a CDS encoding amidohydrolase family protein, encoding MVVDAHVHFWNPETLHYAWLDGTPLDRPYRPADLAAELGELPDLVMVQADCAPHQARAEVEWMRAAANAYPRIRGMVAYAPLETGPAAAGLIEEFAADPFVVGVRRNIQDEPPGFAVTEHFRYGVRALGAAGLTFDACVRHHQLPELVTLARECPGTTIVLDHLGKPPVATGEGRDAWRDALAGLAALPHVHCKLSGLVTEAVHDTWAPHDLRPYLDAALELFGPSRCLFGSDWPVLTLASDYRHWYGTVRDFLATEDRDAVLAGNALEVYGLSR
- a CDS encoding TetR/AcrR family transcriptional regulator, with translation MAASAVINQNALVCDALLAAAREVFAEKGTEASLEEVARRAGVGIGTLYRNFPARQDLFDAVDVGEVERLCDVADQVGGLSPWDALETFLRRFVEYAATKRAIKEALNAESSMFRTCRADMYAAGGPLFTRAQDTGAARADVTFDDVLRMVSGITAGAYVDDAQRERVLAMALDGVRKVA